The window CAGTCTGGCTGCCTGTAGCTGCAGAAAGAACACCACTGCGCTCGTCGGATGCACTGAGTCTACACCTATCGCCGCCCTCACACAGGTCAATGCCAGTCTCGGCCACCGCCTCCGGTCAGTTGCTCCTGTTAATTGGAATGGATGCTCTCGTGTGAGTAGGGCGCCACAGTCAGACTGCGGTCATCCTACGAACACGAAACCGGTGGCAGACTACGGACAAATATGGCTGGATTAGTACAGTATTCTGTCACTCTCTGTATGGTCCTGAAACAGTCTGGTAAGAGATTGTAAGAGGGAGACACTGGAATGGAGTGGACAGCGCCGATGCCCTTTTCTCAAATACTGCTAATCCGTGGGCATGGCCAATTCAGTCATGCTGGGGCGAAGTGTAGTCCAGCGAGGGGGCGTCAGTCTGTATCTGAGTATCGACCATGGTTGGCAGGAGGCCGCCGGCTTGGACGTCGACGATACGTGCCGACTGGAGATCGAGGAAGTTGGTGACGCGTCGCTGACGGTGGCGCTGTTCATCGATAAAGACTACGGGACAGTGGCAGACCCACCAGGGCAGTTCGATATCGAGCCAGTGGACATCCAGACCGATCTTCAGTGGTGTCTGCCCGCCGATATGCGCCACGAGTTCGGTATCTCCGAGGAGTTCACATACAGTGCCGAGTACCACGGCGACGGTGAGATCCACTACGAGCTCACGTCGCCGACCGTTCGCGACGACCGACTGCTTGCCTGAACTGGAGTGGCGGTAGTAGTAGGTGTGCCCGTGACGGCGGAGCAAACGTTTCTGTTGAGTGGCCTGAGACCGTGGCTAAACGCTTATATCCGAGGATAGGCAATTTTTGCGTAGAAGGAACACTGTCACACGCTCCTTCCATTCCCCTTTCCATGTCTGATGACACGCAGCGTCTCGGCCGGTGCCCAGACTGTAGCGAGCGTATCACAACTCCGTGGCTGCTGGTTGAATACGAGAAAGACGATGGTACAGAGGGTATCTGGGCCGAGTGTCCGACGTGTGAAGACGTCGTTGCGCCGGAGTAGGCGCAGACAGCAGACTCAAGTGCGTCTCTGTAAGTATCTCGCATAGGAGACTAGTGATGGATATTCCTTCCCAACTTCGGTGTCTGTTTTCTGCGTCTATCGAAGAGCGCAAAAACTCCTACGTGGTCGAGATCCCAGAGCAAGAACTGGAGCTCGGTGATCTACAGCAAGGCGAGACATACCGTGTCGCGGTTTTGTCGCTGCCGACGGATACTGAAACCGAGGAGCCGCCCAGTTCAGAACCACAGCGTGAACGTGAGCCACCAGAACCGCCAGTCGAAGAAGGTGAGCAGCGCACTGTCGACATCGAAGATATCGGTGACAAAGGTGACGGGATTACCCGTGTCGAGCGCGGATTTGTTGTGATTGTTCCAGATACTGACATCGGAGAGCGTGTTACTGTCGAAATCACTGATGTGGGCAAGAACGTCGCCTTTGCAGATGTGGTTACGCGGCTCTCATCGAACGGATAATCCAATGGATTCCTTCAGATGTGCCACGACCTCCGGCAAGGCTCGTAGTTTGCTAAGCCCCGGCGGTAGCAGTAACGACTTGTATAACAAGTCGTAACAGATTCGGTGTTTGACAGCGGAAATCCGGTGTGTATACCCCTATTCCTACCAACCACTAGATACTTTACTAACGGAAATAAAAGTAATCGTAATGCGTATCGAATCGACTGCTGGAAACGAGCATAAGGTGTGGCTCACCGACAGTGAAATCGAAGAACTGCGCCGAGCTACCAACAGCCAACGCGACGACATAATCATTCAACTCGGGGCATTTGTCGGCCTTCGGGCATTCGAGATTCCACAGGTGTGTCCTGCCGACGTAAAAGAAGCTGAGAGCGGCCAGTACCGACTCAGAGTCACAGCTGGGAAAGACACCAGCGGTAACGGTGGAAAGCCTCGCGATGCCTACCTCCCCGACCGCGTTGAGCGCGATCTCAAACGGTATCAGAACGAACACAACATCGCTCCCAACGACCCATTCATCGATCTGACTCAACCCGGCGTTCGCGCGGTTGTCAGGCGTACCGCCAACCGTGCAGCACAAACGACCGGCGAGGACGATTTCGAGAAAGTGAGTACACATGACCTCCGGCGCCGGTATGCCCAGCGACTCCTCGTCGACGAGCAAATGAATCCTCGCGTGGTGATGGCTGTCGGTGGTTGGGACAGTTTCGCCGCCATCGAGCCATATCTGAACGCACCGAGTGAGGAGATTATCGACCAAGCTTTTGCTGAGATCAAGCTTTGACTGAGGGCAATGGCGAATTCAAGCGCGCAATTCTGATTGGTCGATGAGAACCCTGCTGCAAGCGGTACTATGCAGTGGTCAGTACAGGAAATAAACTGACCGGGCGAGTCTCAATCTAGTCCTCCGATGAGCGTTGCTGCCTCTCGGGCGATAGTATCGACGGTGTCTACTCTCAGTTGCCCTTCAATTTCAGCAACATCGGCGTGTTTAATCGTGACCAGAACCCACGGATTGACGTAACTTTCACGAGGGAGTCCGCCACTTGTGAAGTCTTTTTTCGCAAGCGGGATTGCAGCGGAACGACGTGTCGTTGTGACAACCGCATAGACAGCTTCTTCATCACGAAATGGTGGATCTTCTGTGCTCAGACAGACGTATGGGCGATATTCGTGGGGTCCCAAAAGGTCCGGTCCTTTCACGACGGTACCCCGGGCATATTGCTCGGTCATGTATCTGTGTCTGCGTAGTAGTCGTCGGTTGTTGATGCCGAGCTTGCAGCCTGCTGTGCTGCGAACGAGGCGAGTCGGTCGTCGTCTGCAATAGCCCAGTAGCGGCCACGATGGCGGACAAGTCCTCGATCTTCCAACCGTGACAGCACGACACCGACGCTCCCGCGAGGAATGTCGGTCGCCTCGTAGATTTCAGTCTGTGTGAACGCCTGATCGTCATTGGCTGCTAAAAAAGTGAGAATCCTGTGGGGCTGTGTCCCCTCCGTAATGTCGAGGGTATCTTCGGACTCATCTTCGAACCGGTCAATGTTGATTGGCATGTGTAGTAATATGTTATAGACTGTAATAAACGGTTTGGTGCGGTCAATCCGCACACTTATCGAACAGCGTATTCAACCACTCAGGGCTGAAAAATAGCTACTGCGTGAACTACGATGCTGCCCCTGATACAAGCTGTCAGGAAGGGTGAGTGGTTATGTGCTGCCTCTCCCACTCACTCCGAGCAGTAAGCTCCCGTTCACCACGCTGTGTGGTTGCATAGACATTGGTCCGCCCGTCTTTCTCTCCTTTTTCGACGAGTCCTTTCTCAACAAGCGTGTCCAGATTTGGGTATAGCCTCCCGTGATAGATATCTTGCTGATAGTACTCATCTATCTCTTCTTTGATCGCCAGGCCATGAGGCTCGGATAGCCCATGTACTATATGGAGCAGGTCACGTTGGAAACCGGTTAGATCGTGCATTTCACCGCTAACTACCAGCCTGGTATCGTTAATCCCAGTGAACCTACTGTACTACGCTCATCAGAGAGAGCACAAGGTCCACCCCCGGCAGAGAAGAATGTGTGTACATACGCGGAAACCAGACGGCTTACATCCGAAACCAGTCAGCCACTGTCCAGTGATTGACACGGGACAGTCGGAGTGGCGCAGCTTCACTTTCACCACGATTTGCATGGGTTTTAGACCACGCCAAGCGTACCGCCAGCCGTCTCCCATCGCAAACGAGACGGAGAACACTATGAGCAACTCTAATATACAGCAGGAAGCCCAAGACATCCACGACCAGTTACCAGAATCAGTTGATGCCTCCCCCGAGGACATTGAGGAACGGCTCACCACACTTGTCGACGACTACAGAGTCCCGCTCGACGAAGCTCAACGCAGTGTCGTAAGTACCTATCTTTCCGACAGCGATGTCGACCGTGACGATGTCAGCAGCGAGAACGAGAATCAACAGGTCGATCTCGAGGAAATTACCGAAGCCGAACAGTGGGTCGATATCACCGCGAAAGTCGCCGACCTCTGGGAGCCCCGTAGCGACTCGATAGCACAAGTCGGCCTTCTCGGTGACGAAACTGGAACCATCAAGTTCACCAAGTGGGCCAAGTCCGACCTCGAAGCACTCACTGAAGGCCAGGTCTACCGCCTTGGAAATGTCGTCACTGATGAGTACCAGGGCCAGTATTCGGTCAAACTCAATCGGACCACCACCATCGAAGCACTCGACCAAGATATCGAAGTCGGCGACGACACCACCGACGCTGAAGGGGCACTCGTTGATATCCAGTCAGGTAGCGGGCTGATCAAACGCTGCCCCGAAGACGACTGCACACGTGTCCTTCAAAACGGGCGATGCAGTGAACACGGCGAGGGTGAAGGCGAGTTCGACCTCCGCATCAAAGGCGTGATTGACAACGGCGATACAGTCCAGGAGGTCATTTTCGACAAAGAGGCGACTGAGCAGGTCGCCGATATTACGCTGGCCCAAGCCCAAGAGATGGCCATGGACGCTTTAGATACAAGCGTCGTCGCCGACGAGATACGTGAGGTGACGCTTGGGCGGTACTATCGCGTTCAAGGCCCTGAACTGGGCCGGTATTTGCTCGTCAACGAGTTCGAGCAACTCGCCGAGATGCATGATCCAGAGCAACTCCTCATCACTGCGAGGTCGATCTAAATGAGCCAAGGACAAGCCCCGATGCGTGAACTCGCACAGCGGGCCTTCGCTGGGGAATTCAACGATGCAGGCTACACCTTTCGGGAGTCAGATGATGACCGCGCACCCGTCTATGCCCTGCTCCCGACAGGCGCGAAAGCAAACCGCGTGTTCGTCGTCGGCACCCTGACCGAAACCGATGATGTCGGCAGCGATGATGAGTACTGGCAAGGCCGAATTGTCGGGCCCACAGGGACGTTCTTTACCTATGCTGGGCAGTACCAGCCCGAAGCAGCCGCAATGCTACGAGAGGTTGACCCGCCCGTCTTCGTCGCGCTCGTTGGCAAGCCCCGAACCTATGAAACCGACGACGGCGACACCAACGTCTCGCTGCGACCAGAGCACCTGACCGTTGTTGATGCAGACACCCGCAATCGCTGGGTGACAGAAACAGCGAAGCGAACTCTTGAGCGAATCCAACGCTTTGACGACGATACCAACGAGTACGCTGCCATGGCTCGCGAAGAGTATGACACCGATCCTGACCAGTACCGACAAACCGTGATCCAAGCGCTCGAAGAACTCACCGACGACGCCGAAACTGTCCCGACTTCGCAGGATCAAGCCGGTGGCGTGACACCATCAACAGCAGAGGACGCATCCGGTAGTGCCACAGAGGTCTCAACAGACGAAGACAGTACGTCACAGTCGGGTGACGACATCGGCGACTTCGATACTACCGACCTCGATTCGTAGGGTTACTGCTCGCTTTTCGAGTCTTCAGAGCCATCCCGGTGTTCGGTAATATACAGCTGTCCGTCAACCTTGTACAGGTAGCCACGGTCGACCAGTCGTTCAACTACGTGCTCAGCGGTACCGACTGAGCGCTCTGTCTCACGCACTTTGGTCACGGCGGCATCAACCCCGATGCTGTCTCCGGGCTCAATTTCCTCGTAGAGCATATCATAGACAGCTCCTAACGATCCAGGTGGGCGATTACGCCTCATATGTGATTAATACAATTTCACTCGCCGGCTACCTATGCATTGACTTCGGAGATAGTAGCAGTCACCTCTGATTAGATGTACCGGTAGCGATCGTTGCGAAAGCGGTTTGTTACTCATAGAGAGATGAAACAACTGCTCAGTAGATGTGCAAGCTGCTCAATTCTCCCAGAGCGTTTGGATACGTCCCTCAATAGCATCAAGAACCGTAGAGTAGACATCTAGTGGGTGGCGTGATGACAGTGACAAGTCGGTGGCTTCCACTGCGGTTGGTGGTTCATGGAAGTGCAGCCGTGCGTTGTGTGGATTGGGATGACAATCCCAGCGACACTCCCATCGGCTATCATCCTCGTATGTTTCAACGTAGTGGAACGAGAAATCTCCGGTCGTGAACCAGCGAATATCGAGCCGAGCCGCTACAACGGTCTCAGGATACTGTCCCACGTCGACTAAGGCGTGAAGCAGGCGAGGTTCGTAGCTGTCGGGGTCGAATTTCGTCTCGAAAATGAGTGTCTCAGTTCGAAGATGCCGGGCCAGGAGTTGTAGCGTCTGTCGGTCGGGTGGACCAGGCGATCCTGAATTCAGAGTAGTTGGGTCTGGCCCCATCTATGCCGAAATTAGGTGCCCATCGTTCTCTGCGAGCTGACGGGCGAGTTCGTACAGTCGAATATCCCGAATGACACTGCGCCACTCACTGACTGCAGTCATCCGGTCATGAATAGCCTCGTGGCTGCCGTGGTCGTAGACGTTCACAGCAGTTGGATCGGTAGCGCCAAATTTATCTTCATAGTCGGCCCGATCTTCTTCAAGTTCACTGACTCGGTTGATGATCTCTTTGACAGTCAGTTCGTCGGCAATCCGGCTGGCATCTTGCCATTCTAGATACCCCTCGTTGCGTTCGTACTGCACGGGTCGGCCGTCATGGTTCACGCTGATAATGCCCATTTTGGCCAGTCGATCAAGATGCTTTTTCGCAGCGTTCGGAGAACAATCTGCAACGTCTGCAATCTCGGCAGCGGGGGTGGGTGAAGTAATCCCCATAGCGACATCGTAGACACGACTGAACGTATCCTCCCCCTGCTGCCACCGTGGTTCGGTGGCTGTTGACTCCGGTGCCGGATCAAACTCCGTCATTAGTATTGATAGGATACGAAGCGCAATATATCTTTTCGAAAAATCAAATATATGCGTTTCTCCTCTGGGGACTCTGGAATCATAAGAACGGTGAGTTGGTCAAGCAGTAGGCACGCTATACTGACCGACACAGCCTGAATTATCAAAAATGTTATATGTGGTGCAGGGATCAAACACCGTTGGGGTCCGGTCCACCACCCCAATGGCTTCTCGCTCCTGATGAGTTATTTCGTGAATCTCGCGTGAAGTACCTCGGGGACAAGGCCCAAGACACTCGGCCTGTTCCGCCTGTAGAACACTTCTTGCGCCCCTTCGATATCGTGATCCCAAGGCGATAACGTGCAAAGCCGAGTTAGAAGGGTGACTTTCTATGTGCTACCCTGGGGTTGGGATAGGGAGATGCCGGTTGCAGAATCGCGTTCACTCGGTTCCATCAGTATTGTGGCCTTCCAATCGCTGCGCGATGTCCTCAACGTCCATTTCGTCCACCTGCTCCAACCCGAGCTCGACGAGGAGCGGGTAGAAGTGCCGAGTCTTCTTTAGATCCACATCAGAGTTGCTTTCCGAGAGTGCAAGATCAAGGCGCTTGAACGCGGCCGTGACCTCATCGTCGAGGTCATCATCTAAGTAGAAGCTCCTCACGTTCCATTCTTTCTTGATGTTCTGTGCTTTCTTGTTCTTCTGTGCGTTCTGTGAAGTACTTGAACTCATGTCGGTCTGTGATTTCGTATCGTTCAGTGACTCATTGTCGTCTCCGTCACCGTCAGCATCGAAGCGCCTCGACAGACGATCGTCGAGATCGTCGCCGCTCATGGCGCCACCTCTTCACCAATCTCGGCATACACAGCCGCCATATCGACATCTTCGGCGTCGTCAGCGAACACTGACCCACCGCTCTTTACCGCACGCTTCAGGGCTGCTCGGGAACGGATGATCCATACCGGTACACGACCTTCGAACCGGTCCTCGTACCAGTCAATGCTGGATTGCTGCTCGTTATCTAGTGGGTAGCTGACGTTCGAAACGATGACTCCGAGGATGTCGATTGCGGCTCCATAGTTGTCTTCGAGAGTATCGAGTTGGCGGAGCAAGTGCGTCAGCGCCAGCTGACTGGATTCGTCGGCTTCGACCGGGACGAGAAGATTCTCCGCAGCGAGGACAACGTTGTCGTTCAGCGGTCCGAGACTTGGTGGGGAGTCGATGACCATGACGTCCCAATCATCGACACTCTCGAGAACGTCGCTGAGTCGGAGCCTGGGGCGCATTCCGGAGCCGATGAGTTCCTGCTCCAAGTGGAACATATCGATGTTTGCGGGGAGCAAGTCGTATTCGTCGTGTGTGACGACGAGGTTCCGGATATCGTAGTCAGACGGCGAGTTCAAAGCGTCTGCGAAGTTCGGTGAGTCAGCCTTGTACGCCTCTTTGAAACCGAGACGGTGGGTGAGATACCCCTGTGGGTCCATGTCGATGGCCAGGACATCCAGGCCGCGATCGGCGAGCCCGCCGGCAACGTTGATCGTGTTCGTCGTTTTCGACACGCCCCCTTTCTGGTTCGTGATTCCGATTCGTTTCGTCATGTCGTTCCTATCGTTCTGTGAAGTCTGTGAGTTCAAATAACTACGTCAGACATAGGACAGGGACCATGGAATCACGAGCTTCGACGTCTGGGTTCCAGAAAGCCGACGCACGCACCGTCCCTGAGTGTGAAGTATTTTTACTAAACGAGGGGTTGTATATTGTAATGCACCTGAAACAGTTGTTGTGCACTGATGACGACGCAGTTTCGCCAGTCATCGGGGTTGTGCTCATGGTCGCAGTTACCGTGATCCTCGCGGCTGTCATTGCAACGTTTGTATTAGGAGTAGGCGATAGCGTCAATGACACTGCGCCACAGGCAAGCTTCAATTTCAATTATGAGCAGAATGGCGGGGGCTCAGATGAGCTTGCAATCACCCACAATGCGGGGGACGCCATTGCGGGCGAGAATCTCAATGTCACCTCTACCGGTGCTGCAACTGAAGATGATGACAGCGCAAGTATTGGTACCGATGTGTTCACTGGCACAATAGACGCAGGAACAACAGCGACTATCAACAATACGACCTTCAAAAGAGACTCTGACAACAAGGTCCTTAGCAGCGCTGGTGGACCAGACTCACGGCTCAATCTCTCTGCCGCGACTGTCAGGGTCGTTTACATTGATACCAGTAGTGATAGTTCCGCAACGCTTGGACGCTGGGAAGGTCCCGATGTCTGACTGAGCTACCGGAGTCTTGATTCGTGATACTACTGTCTGCATATTACACTGGATTATGCGTATACCACGGCAGTAGGCTGTACTAATGCTGATGGATGACACGGGCCCACTGATTGGTATATAATACGCTCTGTGTCGGTATCAGGTAGACCGTGACAAAGTGGATTGAGAGAGTGCTGACACGCAGTGGAACAGGGTGATGTCGGTTGGGGCTTCTTGCGCGTCAACTCCAGAGTCCGCCGTCAGCACTCAAGCTGGCGATGACGAGGGCAATCAATGTTGATAGATCCATCTATCGCTTGATCCTACTGATGTCAGCTGTGGGGTCGATATCGAATGGGTCCTGTGCCTTCTCAGCTACACCTGCTGCAGTTCAGTCACTTTCACTGTTGGCATCGTCAGAACTGTCTTGCGCCTCGGCTTCTGGGCCATCTTCGGAATCGTTCGCGTCATCGGAAGTGTTGTTGAGTTGACTCCGGTGGGCGACGGCGAACAACTCGGCGGCTTGGTCGTCGGTCACATCGATGACTTCGACGGGATGGTGGTCGAGACCAGCGACACGAGCGGCCTTGATGCGTTTGTGGCCGTTGATGATCGTCCCATCCTCTCGCACGACGGGGAAGCTCTTGGCGTACTGGTTGCGGTAGCAAGACCGGATTATGCTATCCTTCGGTTCGAAATCGAGATCGTGGTCGGGGAATGGCTGGAGTTCGTTGACATCCCACCATTCGACCCGTTTCTGTGGTTTGATGACCTCAACGATATCTGGCGTGCGAATGAAGACGCTGCCGAGTTCCTCTGTGTTGTCGACGGTCACAGTGTGCATTACGACACTGCCTCGGCTGTGGTGAACACGTTCGACCCATCCCTCGTATGTTCGCCCCTCTGTGACGACACGGGCGTACTTGCCCTGTAAGGCCCTGTCCATCGAGTCATGAAACGGGTTGTTGGTCATTCTTGGAGTGGCTATGTGCTCTTCTCGAAGTAGCTCAGAAATCGGTTCACATCACTGCACAGTCCGCTTAGAAGCATACTTTTTGTGGCGGCGACTGAACGTATAAACTACCCACCTTCTCGTTGAACCGTCTAAACCACTACCCTTCTGCTGCCGAAACCGATTCATTCCCAATTATCAGTTGATGTGACTGACTGACAAAAAGTGCTTCCAGCAGCATACTAGTCATTGAATTCCCTTTTCACATAGTGGAGCAGATTATCCGCTGCAAATGTGGGAATGAAGTCCTGTAGTAGTGTATCCCGCTCCACGTTTCTACCCTCAGAGACATCCCCTTCAATCGTGTTGAGACGGATGGCTTCTTTCTCTATGACGGGAGAAATATCCACTTTCGGAGTTGCCTCTCTCGTCTCTCCTGTTTCTAAATCTTTCATCCAAAGCGTCCATCGCAAACCGTCGGTCCCGATACCGACTAAGTATCGTTGGTCGACGTCGCGTAGATACTTGCAAGAAGTATCCTCTTCAA of the Haloarcula marismortui ATCC 43049 genome contains:
- a CDS encoding TRAM domain-containing protein — encoded protein: MDIPSQLRCLFSASIEERKNSYVVEIPEQELELGDLQQGETYRVAVLSLPTDTETEEPPSSEPQREREPPEPPVEEGEQRTVDIEDIGDKGDGITRVERGFVVIVPDTDIGERVTVEITDVGKNVAFADVVTRLSSNG
- a CDS encoding site-specific integrase, whose product is MRIESTAGNEHKVWLTDSEIEELRRATNSQRDDIIIQLGAFVGLRAFEIPQVCPADVKEAESGQYRLRVTAGKDTSGNGGKPRDAYLPDRVERDLKRYQNEHNIAPNDPFIDLTQPGVRAVVRRTANRAAQTTGEDDFEKVSTHDLRRRYAQRLLVDEQMNPRVVMAVGGWDSFAAIEPYLNAPSEEIIDQAFAEIKL
- a CDS encoding MarR family transcriptional regulator, with amino-acid sequence MPINIDRFEDESEDTLDITEGTQPHRILTFLAANDDQAFTQTEIYEATDIPRGSVGVVLSRLEDRGLVRHRGRYWAIADDDRLASFAAQQAASSASTTDDYYADTDT
- a CDS encoding helix-turn-helix transcriptional regulator, with the translated sequence MHDLTGFQRDLLHIVHGLSEPHGLAIKEEIDEYYQQDIYHGRLYPNLDTLVEKGLVEKGEKDGRTNVYATTQRGERELTARSEWERQHITTHPS
- a CDS encoding replication factor A (Replication protein A protects and stabilize the intermediate ssDNA that is generated by the unwinding action of a DNA helicase at the replication fork. In addition, SSBs prevent the formation of secondary structures by single-stranded template DNA.), producing the protein MSNSNIQQEAQDIHDQLPESVDASPEDIEERLTTLVDDYRVPLDEAQRSVVSTYLSDSDVDRDDVSSENENQQVDLEEITEAEQWVDITAKVADLWEPRSDSIAQVGLLGDETGTIKFTKWAKSDLEALTEGQVYRLGNVVTDEYQGQYSVKLNRTTTIEALDQDIEVGDDTTDAEGALVDIQSGSGLIKRCPEDDCTRVLQNGRCSEHGEGEGEFDLRIKGVIDNGDTVQEVIFDKEATEQVADITLAQAQEMAMDALDTSVVADEIREVTLGRYYRVQGPELGRYLLVNEFEQLAEMHDPEQLLITARSI
- a CDS encoding RPA family protein; amino-acid sequence: MSQGQAPMRELAQRAFAGEFNDAGYTFRESDDDRAPVYALLPTGAKANRVFVVGTLTETDDVGSDDEYWQGRIVGPTGTFFTYAGQYQPEAAAMLREVDPPVFVALVGKPRTYETDDGDTNVSLRPEHLTVVDADTRNRWVTETAKRTLERIQRFDDDTNEYAAMAREEYDTDPDQYRQTVIQALEELTDDAETVPTSQDQAGGVTPSTAEDASGSATEVSTDEDSTSQSGDDIGDFDTTDLDS
- a CDS encoding winged helix-turn-helix domain-containing protein; the protein is MTEFDPAPESTATEPRWQQGEDTFSRVYDVAMGITSPTPAAEIADVADCSPNAAKKHLDRLAKMGIISVNHDGRPVQYERNEGYLEWQDASRIADELTVKEIINRVSELEEDRADYEDKFGATDPTAVNVYDHGSHEAIHDRMTAVSEWRSVIRDIRLYELARQLAENDGHLISA
- a CDS encoding ParA family protein — protein: MTKRIGITNQKGGVSKTTNTINVAGGLADRGLDVLAIDMDPQGYLTHRLGFKEAYKADSPNFADALNSPSDYDIRNLVVTHDEYDLLPANIDMFHLEQELIGSGMRPRLRLSDVLESVDDWDVMVIDSPPSLGPLNDNVVLAAENLLVPVEADESSQLALTHLLRQLDTLEDNYGAAIDILGVIVSNVSYPLDNEQQSSIDWYEDRFEGRVPVWIIRSRAALKRAVKSGGSVFADDAEDVDMAAVYAEIGEEVAP
- a CDS encoding type IV pilin — encoded protein: MHLKQLLCTDDDAVSPVIGVVLMVAVTVILAAVIATFVLGVGDSVNDTAPQASFNFNYEQNGGGSDELAITHNAGDAIAGENLNVTSTGAATEDDDSASIGTDVFTGTIDAGTTATINNTTFKRDSDNKVLSSAGGPDSRLNLSAATVRVVYIDTSSDSSATLGRWEGPDV
- a CDS encoding ParB N-terminal domain-containing protein, whose translation is MTNNPFHDSMDRALQGKYARVVTEGRTYEGWVERVHHSRGSVVMHTVTVDNTEELGSVFIRTPDIVEVIKPQKRVEWWDVNELQPFPDHDLDFEPKDSIIRSCYRNQYAKSFPVVREDGTIINGHKRIKAARVAGLDHHPVEVIDVTDDQAAELFAVAHRSQLNNTSDDANDSEDGPEAEAQDSSDDANSESD